A single Lolium perenne isolate Kyuss_39 chromosome 6, Kyuss_2.0, whole genome shotgun sequence DNA region contains:
- the LOC127306924 gene encoding thylakoid lumenal protein TL20.3, chloroplastic translates to MALASTSPFAAAAARPKTYAPSKRCRFSRLPRVSCQATTERSHGGNAPNTSPAPPRWRVAVSAALAAAVVAAMPAYADLNKYEAEQRGEFGIGSAVQFGNADLKKTVHVNENFRRGNFTSADMRESDFSGSTFNGAYMEKAVAYRANFTGADLSDTLMDRMVLNEANLTNALLARTVLTRSDLGGATIEGADFSDAVIDLQQKLALCKYASGTNPITGVSTRKSLGCGNSRRNAYGSPSSPLLSAPPPKLLDRDGFCDEASGLCDTK, encoded by the exons ATGGCTCTCGCTTCCACCTCCCCctttgccgccgccgccgcccgacccAAGACGTACGCGCCCTCCAAGCGCTGTCGCTTCAGCCGCCTCCCGCGTGTCTCCTGCCAGGCGACCACCGAGCGTTCCCACGGCGGCAATGCGCCGAACACCTCGCCGGCGCCGCCGAGGTGGCGCGTAGCAGTCTCCGcggccctcgccgccgccgtaGTAGCGGCGATGCCGGCCTACGCCGACCTCAACAAGTACGAGGCGGAGCAGAGGGGCGAGTTCGGCATCGGCTCAGCCGTGCAGTTCGGAAATGCCGACCTCAA GAAGACTGTGCATGTTAACGAAAACTTCAG GCGGGGAAACTTCACATCTGCTGATATGAGGGAGTCAGATTTTAGTGGTTCCACATTCAATGGTGCTTATATGGAAAAGGCTGTTGCTTATAGAGCAAATTTTACAG GTGCGGATTTGAGTGACACTTTAATGGATCGCATG GTTCTCAATGAAGCTAATCTCACAAATGCTCTGCTTGCACGAACTGTCCTTACGCGTAGTGATCTCGGTGGAGCTACCATTGAAGGTGCTGACTTCAGCGATGCTGTTATTGACCTACAACAGAAGCTG GCTTTATGTAAATATGCAAGCGGAACCAACCCTATAACGGGGGTCAGCACCCGGAAGAGCCTTGGATGTGGCAACAGTCGCCGAAATGCGTATGGGAGCCCTTCCTCCCCTCTTTTAAGTGCCCCACCTCCTAAACTTCTAGACCGTGATGGTTTCTGTGACGAAGCTAGTGGTCTGTGTGATACAAAGTGA
- the LOC127306922 gene encoding NAC domain-containing protein 7 has protein sequence MDTFSHVPPGFRFHPTDEELVDYYLRKKVASKKIDLDVIKDVDLYKIEPWDLQDKCKIGMEEQSDWYFFSHKDKKYPTGTRTNRATGAGFWKATGRDKPIYINNCLVGMRKTLVFYKGRAPNGQKSDWIMHEYRLETNENGVTPEEGWVVCRVFKKRVAMVRRMSDISSPCWFDDNGTGGVFMPDLDSPRQLGYQHHHSQNSAAYHSQQLYHCKPELEYHHLLPQEAFLQQLPHLESPKPPAYIGHGSSNLLSPNSSLFVHGGASMSTGQQQSMDQALYMAAPDGDTSATDWRLLDKFVASQLFNHGDTNQKDSANYSNPAVQVFQAENKHEEDLDYASTTAGSSRGEVHLWK, from the exons ATGGACACTTTCTCCCATGTTCCCCCGGGTTTCCGGTTTCATCCGACTGACGAGGAGCTCGTTGATTACTACCTGAGGAAGAAGGTGGCATCGAAGAAGATCGACCTTGACGTTATTAAAGACGTCGATCTGTACAAAATCGAGCCATGGGATCTCCAAG ACAAGTGCAAGATTGGTATGGAGGAGCAGAGCGACTGGTACTTCTTCAGCCACAAGGACAAGAAGTACCCGACGGGCACCCGCACCAATAGGGCAACGGGCGCCGGGTTCTGGAAGGCGACGGGAAGGGACAAGCCCATCTACATCAACAACTGCCTCGTCGGGATGAGGAAGACACTCGTCTTCTACAAGGGCCGTGCGCCCAACGGCCAGAAGTCCGACTGGATCATGCACGAGTACCGCCTCGAGACGAACGAGAACGGAGTCACACCC GAGGAAGGATGGGTGGTCTGCCGGGTGTTCAAGAAGCGAGTGGCAATGGTGAGAAGGATGTCAGACATTAGCTCGCCTTGTTGGTTCGACGACAATGGCACTGGCGGTGTATTCATGCCGGACCTTGATTCACCGAGGCAACTAGGGTACCAGCACCACCATTCCCAAAACTCAGCGGCGTACCACAGCCAGCAGCTGTACCACTGCAAGCCGGAGTTGGAGTACCACCACCTCCTGCCACAAGAGGCCTTCCTGCAGCAGCTTCCTCACCTGGAAAGCCCCAAGCCCCCAGCCTACATCGGCCATGGCAGCAGCAACCTCCTGTCGCCGAACAGCAGTCTCTTTGTGCACGGTGGAGCATCCATGTCCACCGGGCAGCAACAGTCGATGGATCAAGCACTTTACATGGCTGCCCCAGATGGCGACACATCGGCCACTGATTGGAGGCTTCTCGACAAGTTTGTGGCGTCCCAGCTGTTCAACCATGGCGATACGAATCAGAAGGACTCGGCCAATTACTCCAATCCTGCGGTGCAGGTGTTTCAGGCTGAGAACAAGCATGAGGAGGACTTGGATTACGCTTCCACGACTGCTGGCTCCAGCAGAGGCGAGGTGCATCTGTGGAAATAG